The following coding sequences lie in one bacterium genomic window:
- a CDS encoding ERF family protein, with protein sequence MEKTDQEKRERNLFAPPEEESEAAAEEVIERGPTGGILIVSKIVAIMGRLGAMRKTERNKDQGYMFWGIEALLKKLSKEMAAERIVVLQDALSSTKEDRAYKSGGTGIRVSVKMRYTMVCAEDGSTLRMSAYGEAIDSSDKATNKAETAAFKNALKRLFLIETEPQSTDPDHGSPEAGERQQQGRNQQRAQQQPPREKEAPLPEDNAAVYGALMVLLNDTEISPDKRRIPLFDGTERIALKRQADTEKRNLQALNSFYQDTKAKADMRRKDAKEHGRVVYLGEAVLSAGPAAQPPSVSAEERK encoded by the coding sequence ATGGAGAAAACCGATCAAGAGAAACGGGAGCGCAACCTGTTCGCTCCGCCGGAGGAGGAGAGCGAGGCTGCGGCGGAGGAGGTTATCGAGCGGGGGCCAACTGGTGGCATCCTCATCGTCTCGAAGATAGTTGCCATCATGGGGCGGCTCGGGGCGATGAGAAAGACGGAGCGGAACAAGGATCAGGGGTACATGTTCTGGGGCATCGAGGCGCTGCTGAAGAAGCTCAGCAAGGAGATGGCAGCAGAGAGGATCGTGGTTTTGCAGGATGCCCTTTCTTCGACCAAGGAGGATCGCGCTTACAAGAGCGGAGGCACAGGCATCCGCGTGTCGGTCAAGATGCGGTACACGATGGTCTGCGCCGAGGACGGATCGACGCTGAGGATGAGCGCCTACGGGGAGGCAATCGACAGTTCGGACAAGGCCACCAACAAGGCGGAGACCGCAGCATTCAAGAACGCTCTCAAGCGGCTATTCCTCATCGAGACCGAACCGCAAAGCACCGATCCAGACCACGGCTCTCCGGAGGCCGGTGAGCGGCAGCAGCAGGGGAGGAACCAGCAGCGCGCCCAGCAGCAGCCACCGCGCGAGAAGGAAGCACCGTTGCCCGAGGACAACGCTGCCGTGTACGGAGCGCTTATGGTGCTCCTGAACGACACGGAGATTTCACCCGACAAGAGGCGCATTCCTCTGTTCGACGGGACAGAGCGGATCGCGCTCAAGCGTCAGGCCGATACCGAAAAGCGCAACCTCCAAGCGCTCAACTCCTTCTATCAGGACACCAAGGCAAAGGCCGACATGCGGCGCAAGGACGCGAAGGAGCACGGGCGCGTCGTGTATCTCGGGGAGGCGGTGCTCTCGGCAGGACCGGCCGCGCAACCTCCGAGCGTTTCGGCGGAGGAGAGAAAGTGA
- the ssb gene encoding single-stranded DNA-binding protein, translating into MDNLNSILVEGDLTNDPELSYTGKGTAVCGFAVAVTRFYKQDDQLQKEVSFFEVTSFARLAEVCGEYLKKGRGVRVVGRLKQDRWTDTEGKPKSKVVIVAERVEFKPRLKSGDDVPETPESIQEKVINLINILVDWIGGTHEEVRNDSTEEAGL; encoded by the coding sequence ATGGACAATCTCAACTCGATTCTCGTGGAGGGGGACCTGACCAATGATCCTGAACTGAGCTACACGGGAAAGGGAACGGCGGTCTGCGGCTTCGCGGTCGCGGTCACCCGGTTCTACAAGCAGGACGATCAGCTACAGAAGGAGGTCTCATTCTTCGAGGTCACCTCCTTCGCTCGGCTCGCCGAGGTCTGCGGCGAGTACCTCAAGAAAGGCCGTGGGGTGCGCGTGGTCGGACGGCTCAAGCAGGACAGGTGGACCGACACGGAAGGAAAGCCCAAGAGCAAGGTTGTCATCGTCGCGGAGCGCGTCGAGTTCAAGCCTCGTTTGAAGTCCGGCGATGATGTTCCCGAGACTCCCGAATCAATCCAAGAGAAGGTCATCAACCTCATCAATATTCTCGTGGATTGGATCGGGGGAACCCACGAGGAAGTCAGAAACGATTCCACGGAGGAGGCCGGGCTGTGA
- a CDS encoding DUF932 domain-containing protein, with translation MKGNYETLTALAARIEEVERSKQDYLVHTRAMEMDGDNTLVITPNGHTESFGIGEVAHSQIAARLAIPKAYYDRMPQVPGLRAYTVNAWLGAQNEKRLVRTLDGNARAYLSDSFKPYDNFDVLSALLPTLKEHTNLKVWAQALTEKRMYLQVLFPNIAGEVKPGVLVAAGLVISNSEVGCGAVDVRSFLLNYVCSNGAVAESLLNKYHVGRRVEDADYGIFRSDTVEADVKAFQLKLRDIVSTALDEARFQKKLAQMKGAAEDRINDPVKLIEKVTRRFGLSEAEGTKVMNNLITGGDPTRWGLSNAITALAHEIESPDRQYDAESTGWDVVALSPSEWEVLNN, from the coding sequence ATGAAAGGCAACTACGAGACTCTCACCGCCCTGGCCGCGCGTATCGAAGAGGTCGAGCGGTCGAAGCAGGATTACCTCGTGCACACCCGCGCCATGGAAATGGACGGGGACAACACGCTGGTGATCACACCGAACGGACACACCGAGAGCTTCGGCATTGGCGAGGTCGCGCATTCGCAGATCGCGGCTCGGCTCGCGATTCCGAAAGCGTACTACGACCGGATGCCGCAGGTGCCCGGGCTTCGAGCCTACACGGTCAACGCGTGGCTCGGGGCGCAGAACGAAAAGCGGCTGGTGCGGACGCTGGACGGGAACGCGAGGGCATACCTGTCGGACAGCTTCAAGCCGTACGACAACTTCGATGTTCTCTCGGCGCTCCTCCCGACGCTCAAGGAGCACACCAACCTCAAGGTGTGGGCGCAAGCGCTGACGGAGAAACGGATGTACCTCCAAGTGCTGTTCCCGAACATCGCGGGCGAGGTGAAGCCGGGCGTGCTCGTGGCGGCTGGCCTCGTGATCTCCAACAGCGAGGTCGGGTGCGGAGCGGTGGACGTTCGGAGCTTCCTGCTCAACTACGTCTGCTCCAACGGAGCGGTCGCGGAGAGCCTGCTCAACAAGTACCACGTTGGGCGGCGGGTGGAGGATGCCGACTACGGCATATTCCGCAGCGACACGGTCGAGGCCGATGTCAAAGCGTTCCAACTCAAGCTCCGCGATATCGTCTCCACGGCGCTCGATGAGGCGCGCTTCCAGAAGAAGCTGGCGCAGATGAAGGGGGCGGCGGAGGATCGGATCAACGATCCTGTGAAGCTCATCGAGAAGGTCACGCGGCGGTTCGGACTGAGCGAGGCGGAGGGCACCAAGGTCATGAACAACCTCATCACGGGCGGCGATCCGACGCGGTGGGGACTGTCGAACGCGATCACGGCTCTGGCCCACGAGATCGAATCCCCGGACCGGCAGTACGACGCCGAGTCCACGGGGTGGGACGTGGTCGCGCTCTCGCCGAGCGAGTGGGAGGTGCTGAACAACTAA